In Hasllibacter sp. MH4015, the following proteins share a genomic window:
- a CDS encoding molybdopterin cofactor-binding domain-containing protein — translation MTEPTSPHRLCFDRDTRLIGLRVGKVELGQHIHDAFRLLVSGVFGVGVDRVVVMDISTATCPDDGMTVGSQSVQVTGAEVEAAAHTAWDALRNTAGRRLNVDTASLHFDPDDMMFRSGAAECDLFALVEPADLADIRPAPPADPILGQRMFIQDMTLPDLLHGRALRGREAAAAKALLAEGEHLIEDGGFAAIVAADEARLAALWAKLPEPPVPGPSRFDGPVRDWIGDARTLDDGAPRDTGEFAHSLSASRPFILHGSIAPSCALAQWSENTLTVWTHSQGIFPLRVQIARGLGLDPAQVELRHVPSAGSYGHNGADDAAMDAAMIAMQVGGRPVRVAWPRADDMRAAPVGAPMLIRAAADLDESGRITRWHQHVQSGPHGQRPGSGGHVNLLAVLEREPDVRPGDIPELPVSLGGGAARNAIPLYSIPDITTHTQIVQDLPVRTSSLRGLGAQINTIAIEALMDQIAAARGESPFAIRRRHLDDPRAIAVLEALEARCPRSATAEEGIGIAIGRYKNKAAYAGVAMRIALLDVPHPLEVIAVVDAGRIVSPDGTRNQVEGGIMQALSWTLCEAAYLRDGRIDAQSWSDYPVLDWGWVPSLDIHLMEHPDAPPLGVGECMVGPASAAAVNAVTACVGQPITDLPLTREALIAALA, via the coding sequence ATGACTGAGCCGACGTCCCCGCACCGACTTTGTTTTGACCGCGACACGCGGCTCATCGGGCTCAGGGTCGGCAAGGTCGAACTGGGGCAGCATATCCACGACGCCTTCCGCCTCCTCGTGTCGGGCGTCTTCGGCGTTGGCGTGGACCGGGTGGTTGTCATGGACATCTCCACCGCGACCTGCCCCGATGACGGGATGACCGTCGGCAGCCAATCGGTGCAAGTGACCGGCGCGGAGGTTGAAGCCGCCGCCCACACCGCGTGGGACGCCTTGCGCAATACCGCCGGCCGCCGGTTGAATGTCGACACCGCCTCTCTCCACTTCGACCCGGATGACATGATGTTCCGCTCCGGCGCGGCCGAGTGCGATCTCTTTGCGTTGGTGGAGCCTGCCGACCTTGCCGACATCCGGCCCGCGCCGCCCGCCGATCCGATCCTCGGCCAACGGATGTTTATTCAGGACATGACCCTGCCCGACCTGCTGCACGGGCGCGCCTTGCGCGGGCGGGAGGCAGCGGCAGCCAAGGCGTTGCTGGCGGAAGGGGAGCATCTGATCGAGGACGGCGGCTTCGCGGCCATCGTGGCGGCAGACGAGGCCCGCCTTGCCGCACTCTGGGCCAAATTGCCCGAGCCGCCCGTGCCGGGCCCGTCCCGGTTTGACGGTCCCGTGCGCGACTGGATCGGCGACGCCCGGACGCTCGACGATGGTGCGCCACGCGACACAGGCGAATTCGCCCATTCACTGTCCGCGTCCCGACCGTTCATCCTGCACGGCTCCATCGCGCCGTCCTGCGCGCTTGCGCAATGGTCGGAGAACACGCTGACGGTCTGGACCCATTCCCAAGGCATCTTTCCGCTGCGGGTCCAGATCGCACGCGGCCTCGGCCTCGATCCTGCGCAGGTGGAGCTTCGCCATGTCCCGTCCGCGGGAAGCTACGGTCATAACGGCGCGGACGATGCGGCGATGGACGCGGCAATGATCGCGATGCAGGTGGGCGGGCGACCGGTGCGTGTCGCCTGGCCGCGGGCGGATGATATGCGGGCCGCGCCGGTGGGCGCACCGATGCTCATCCGGGCCGCGGCCGATCTCGATGAGTCGGGCCGCATCACCCGGTGGCACCAGCATGTGCAAAGCGGACCCCATGGCCAGCGGCCCGGCAGCGGCGGGCACGTGAACCTTCTGGCTGTGCTGGAGCGGGAGCCTGACGTGCGCCCCGGCGATATTCCGGAACTGCCCGTTTCCTTGGGCGGCGGGGCCGCGCGCAACGCCATTCCGCTCTATTCGATACCGGACATCACAACCCATACCCAGATCGTTCAGGACCTGCCGGTGCGCACGTCCTCTCTCCGGGGTCTGGGGGCGCAGATCAACACGATCGCGATCGAGGCGCTGATGGATCAGATCGCCGCCGCGCGTGGGGAGAGCCCCTTCGCCATCCGCAGGCGCCACCTGGACGATCCCCGTGCGATCGCGGTGCTTGAAGCGTTGGAGGCCCGCTGCCCCCGCTCCGCCACCGCCGAGGAAGGGATCGGGATTGCCATTGGCCGGTACAAGAACAAGGCCGCCTATGCGGGCGTCGCGATGCGGATCGCGCTCTTGGATGTCCCGCATCCGCTTGAGGTCATTGCCGTCGTCGATGCGGGGCGGATCGTCAGCCCAGATGGCACGCGCAATCAGGTCGAGGGCGGGATCATGCAAGCACTCAGCTGGACCTTGTGCGAAGCGGCCTACCTGCGCGACGGGCGGATCGACGCGCAGTCGTGGTCGGACTATCCCGTGCTTGACTGGGGCTGGGTCCCCTCCCTCGACATCCACCTGATGGAGCATCCGGACGCGCCGCCCCTTGGCGTCGGTGAATGCATGGTCGGCCCCGCCTCCGCCGCTGCGGTGAACGCGGTGACGGCCTGCGTGGGGCAGCCGATCACCGACCTTCCGTTGACCCGGGAGGCGCTGATTGCCGCGCTGGCCTGA
- a CDS encoding Gfo/Idh/MocA family protein — protein sequence MDKPVSLAICGFGLVGQRHAEAAKAVPGVTVSAVVEPSEAGRATAATQGLACHMSLDALFAAGPIDGLIVATPTPLHVDNTLDAIARGCPVLVEKPLATHVEAARAIVSASAQRSVPVLVGHHRRHNPIIQAAHDVISRGRIGDVRAVNALCWFYKPDAYFDVAPWRKETGAGPVSVNLVHDIDLIRYLCGDVASVSAQAAPSARGYANEDVAAAVLTLATGAIATITVSDSIVAPWSWEMTSREYPIYPQTDESCYMIGGSEGGLSLPDLRVWTHKNGQRDWWTPIAAHPIERGMSDPLVNQISHFRDVIADGASPLVPAEEGLRTLRVIEAIQTSAATGQPIHLGAMEESANAAE from the coding sequence GTGGACAAACCGGTTTCACTGGCGATATGCGGCTTCGGTCTTGTGGGCCAGCGTCATGCCGAAGCTGCCAAGGCCGTGCCCGGTGTGACGGTGAGCGCGGTCGTGGAGCCGTCGGAGGCTGGACGTGCCACTGCCGCCACGCAGGGCCTTGCCTGCCACATGTCGCTGGATGCGCTCTTCGCCGCTGGACCAATCGACGGCTTGATCGTCGCCACGCCCACACCGCTCCACGTTGACAACACGCTCGATGCCATTGCGCGCGGCTGCCCGGTACTGGTCGAAAAGCCCCTCGCAACCCATGTCGAGGCCGCGCGCGCGATCGTCTCCGCCTCCGCCCAACGAAGCGTGCCGGTGCTCGTGGGGCACCACCGGCGGCATAATCCGATCATCCAGGCGGCCCATGACGTGATTTCTCGCGGACGGATCGGCGATGTCCGGGCCGTGAATGCGCTGTGCTGGTTCTACAAGCCCGACGCCTATTTCGATGTCGCGCCCTGGCGCAAGGAAACGGGGGCAGGGCCGGTTTCGGTCAACCTCGTCCATGATATCGACCTGATCCGCTATCTCTGCGGCGACGTCGCTTCCGTTTCCGCGCAGGCGGCCCCGTCAGCGCGGGGATATGCGAACGAGGATGTGGCGGCCGCCGTCCTGACACTTGCGACGGGTGCCATCGCGACCATCACGGTGTCCGACAGCATCGTCGCGCCATGGTCGTGGGAAATGACGTCGCGCGAATACCCGATCTACCCGCAGACCGACGAAAGCTGCTACATGATCGGCGGGTCCGAAGGCGGCCTGTCGCTGCCGGACCTGCGGGTATGGACGCACAAAAACGGTCAGAGAGATTGGTGGACGCCAATCGCGGCACATCCCATCGAAAGGGGCATGTCCGACCCGCTGGTCAATCAGATCAGCCATTTCCGCGATGTGATCGCCGACGGGGCGTCGCCGCTTGTCCCCGCGGAGGAGGGGCTGCGCACCCTGCGCGTGATCGAGGCGATCCAGACCTCCGCCGCAACGGGCCAGCCAATACATCTGGGCGCGATGGAGGAGAGTGCTAACGCCGCAGAATGA
- a CDS encoding TRAP transporter large permease translates to MDPATIGFIGFGVLFVLLFIRMPVGAAMMLVGTGGIWFIRERAAIPKLAGEIFNEASNYPLTIIPLFVLMGNLAGVSGMSRDLYTAAHAWLGHLKGGLASATIVGCAGFSALSGSSLAAALTMGRVALPEMQRYKYDNGLATGAIAAGGTLGILIPPSAGFVVYAILTEESIGRLFMAGVLPGLMLTTLFIFAIWLSVLRKPERAPAAAERMALGQRFAALFRSFWIIGIIVATIGGIYTGVFSAVEAAGVGAFLALLVTLIRGAMTWANMVDVFTSTLKSTGTVFLILFGAFVFKSFVGFTGITITLSEWVALQGFTGFQIVCAFLVLFIILGMFMEGFAILVLTVPLIQPIIQPLGIDMIWFGVLMVIVLEMGLISPPVGVNVFVVKGIARDVPLNTIFRGIWPFWFAMLAAVLLILAFPQIALTLPNTMFG, encoded by the coding sequence ATGGATCCGGCCACCATCGGCTTCATCGGCTTCGGCGTTCTCTTCGTGCTGCTGTTCATCCGGATGCCCGTGGGGGCCGCGATGATGCTGGTGGGCACGGGCGGCATCTGGTTCATCCGTGAACGCGCCGCAATCCCCAAACTCGCCGGTGAGATCTTCAACGAGGCGTCGAATTACCCGCTCACGATCATTCCACTGTTCGTGCTCATGGGCAATCTGGCCGGCGTCTCGGGGATGAGCCGGGACCTCTACACCGCCGCCCATGCATGGCTGGGGCACCTCAAGGGCGGGCTGGCCTCGGCCACGATCGTGGGCTGCGCGGGGTTCTCTGCCCTGTCAGGCTCCTCGCTCGCTGCGGCGCTGACGATGGGCCGCGTGGCCCTGCCGGAGATGCAGCGGTACAAATACGACAACGGACTTGCCACAGGGGCCATCGCCGCGGGCGGCACGCTCGGCATACTCATTCCGCCGTCGGCCGGCTTCGTGGTCTACGCGATCCTGACCGAGGAAAGCATCGGGCGGCTGTTCATGGCGGGCGTCCTTCCGGGCCTGATGCTGACGACGCTCTTCATATTCGCGATCTGGCTGTCGGTCCTGCGCAAGCCCGAACGCGCGCCCGCCGCGGCGGAGCGTATGGCGCTGGGGCAGCGGTTCGCGGCCCTCTTCCGGTCGTTCTGGATCATCGGGATCATCGTGGCGACCATCGGCGGCATCTATACCGGCGTCTTCTCGGCGGTGGAGGCGGCGGGCGTGGGCGCGTTCCTGGCCCTTCTGGTCACGCTGATCCGGGGCGCGATGACCTGGGCCAACATGGTCGACGTCTTCACCAGCACCCTGAAATCCACCGGCACCGTTTTCCTGATCCTGTTCGGGGCCTTCGTGTTCAAATCCTTCGTGGGGTTCACCGGCATCACCATCACCCTGTCGGAATGGGTAGCGTTGCAGGGCTTCACCGGGTTCCAGATCGTCTGCGCCTTCCTAGTCCTCTTCATCATCCTGGGCATGTTCATGGAAGGCTTCGCGATCCTTGTCCTCACCGTGCCGCTGATCCAGCCCATCATCCAGCCGCTGGGGATCGACATGATCTGGTTCGGCGTCTTGATGGTGATCGTTCTGGAGATGGGGCTGATCTCACCGCCCGTCGGTGTGAACGTCTTCGTCGTGAAAGGGATCGCGCGCGACGTGCCGCTCAACACCATTTTCCGGGGCATCTGGCCATTCTGGTTCGCCATGCTGGCCGCCGTCCTGTTGATCCTCGCCTTCCCGCAAATCGCGCTGACCCTGCCGAACACTATGTTCGGCTAG
- a CDS encoding GntR family transcriptional regulator: protein MAHSTSTVGSSTYHRIKRDILVGQLEPGSKLKLDALKQRYAASLSTLRETLNRLASEGFVDAPEQRGFFVKPVSTEDLHEIAQLRILLECHALRLSIANGDTEWEGRLVAAHHKLHVMELRLLDGDESQKEKWKRYDWEFHQALISACNSANLLALHVTLFDKYLRYQMLVLTHRGQEAAQEHRTMFEAALARDADRAVAALETHVTKGLEHTVDAMT from the coding sequence ATGGCGCATTCCACATCCACCGTCGGCAGCAGCACCTACCACCGGATCAAACGCGACATCTTGGTGGGGCAGCTTGAACCGGGATCGAAGCTCAAACTCGACGCCTTGAAACAACGCTACGCCGCCAGCCTGTCGACGCTGCGGGAAACCCTGAACCGGCTGGCCAGCGAGGGATTCGTGGACGCGCCCGAACAGCGGGGGTTCTTCGTCAAACCCGTCTCCACCGAGGATCTTCACGAGATCGCGCAATTGCGCATCCTTCTGGAATGCCACGCCCTGCGCCTGTCCATCGCAAATGGCGACACGGAGTGGGAAGGCAGGCTGGTGGCCGCGCACCACAAGCTGCACGTCATGGAGCTACGGCTGCTAGACGGCGACGAGTCCCAGAAGGAGAAGTGGAAAAGGTACGATTGGGAGTTCCACCAAGCCCTGATCTCCGCATGCAACTCCGCGAACCTTCTGGCGTTGCATGTGACGCTGTTCGACAAGTACCTGCGCTACCAGATGTTGGTCCTGACCCATCGCGGGCAGGAAGCCGCGCAGGAGCATCGCACGATGTTCGAAGCCGCACTCGCGCGGGATGCGGACCGCGCCGTGGCCGCGTTGGAGACCCATGTCACCAAGGGGCTGGAACATACGGTCGACGCAATGACCTGA
- a CDS encoding TRAP transporter substrate-binding protein yields MKFNTMILGAALTLSPVASQAEELSLAYWMGPGHPMNAAVFTPFAENLAEVSGGEMTVELFGGGALNGSPPAQYGIMLDGVADIAFVIPGYTGDVFPVTGVITYPGICENAAECTTSLWRARDQIAAEYDAVLLGLWGNNPPILITRDRPVRTLEDLAGMIVRVTSTQDVAFAEALGASGVTQPVNVINQNLTNGVVDAIAIGPSAIGSFNLHEPGNYITTYFPGSGSAFALLMNQDVFDDLTEEQQGWVLEAADESLSQAGGAFYDRAAARGLEIAREAGVEIIDLTPEERARWDEAMAPLIEELRAQEMGGTTAGAIMDIMIGE; encoded by the coding sequence ATGAAATTCAATACGATGATCTTGGGGGCCGCGCTGACACTGAGCCCGGTGGCCAGCCAGGCGGAGGAGTTGAGCCTTGCCTACTGGATGGGTCCCGGCCACCCGATGAATGCCGCCGTCTTCACACCGTTTGCCGAGAATCTGGCCGAGGTTTCGGGCGGGGAAATGACCGTGGAATTGTTCGGCGGCGGCGCCCTGAACGGATCACCGCCCGCGCAATACGGCATCATGCTGGACGGTGTGGCCGACATCGCCTTCGTCATTCCCGGCTATACCGGCGACGTGTTCCCGGTGACCGGCGTCATCACCTATCCCGGCATTTGCGAGAACGCCGCCGAATGCACCACGTCGCTGTGGCGCGCGCGCGATCAGATCGCAGCGGAATACGATGCGGTCCTTCTGGGATTGTGGGGCAACAACCCGCCCATCCTCATCACCCGCGACCGCCCGGTCCGGACGCTTGAGGATCTGGCGGGCATGATCGTACGCGTTACCTCCACGCAAGACGTGGCCTTCGCCGAGGCGCTAGGCGCGTCCGGCGTAACGCAGCCGGTGAACGTCATCAACCAGAACCTGACCAACGGCGTCGTGGATGCCATCGCCATCGGGCCATCGGCCATCGGATCGTTCAACCTGCACGAGCCCGGCAATTACATCACGACCTACTTCCCCGGCTCCGGCTCGGCCTTCGCGCTCCTGATGAACCAGGACGTGTTCGACGACCTGACGGAAGAACAGCAGGGCTGGGTGCTTGAGGCCGCCGACGAAAGCCTGTCCCAGGCCGGTGGCGCCTTCTACGACCGGGCCGCCGCGCGCGGCCTGGAGATCGCGCGGGAGGCGGGGGTGGAGATCATCGACCTCACCCCCGAAGAACGCGCGCGCTGGGACGAGGCCATGGCCCCGCTGATCGAAGAGCTCCGGGCGCAGGAAATGGGCGGCACCACGGCGGGCGCAATCATGGACATCATGATCGGCGAATGA
- a CDS encoding GntR family transcriptional regulator, whose amino-acid sequence MHSNAQHVQSVVRRQIVSGGREPGSRINEVALAAEFDVSRTPARTALAGLEAEGLIEKREGRGYTVRSISKADVSNAIAVRATLEALAAKTMAETGMDEEVEATLLSSIATTEAILESETPVKELLDGYHAANVVFHETIMQKCGNDLIAHTFERIAMLPLAKLGSLVFDRGNSRRERMRLTVGHSQHVILFDAIKQGDGPRAEAMMREHSFATLNYADLFLRKTYGSAAIRAAPGGA is encoded by the coding sequence ATGCATTCCAACGCTCAGCATGTTCAATCCGTCGTACGCCGTCAGATCGTTTCGGGCGGACGAGAGCCCGGCTCGCGGATCAACGAGGTGGCGCTTGCCGCCGAATTCGACGTCTCCCGCACGCCCGCGCGCACAGCGCTGGCCGGGTTGGAGGCGGAGGGATTGATCGAAAAGCGCGAGGGACGGGGCTATACCGTGCGCTCGATTTCCAAGGCCGATGTCTCCAACGCCATCGCCGTGCGGGCAACGCTGGAGGCGCTGGCGGCCAAGACCATGGCAGAGACCGGCATGGATGAAGAGGTGGAGGCGACGCTGCTTTCATCCATCGCAACGACGGAGGCGATTCTGGAATCCGAGACGCCGGTGAAGGAATTGCTGGACGGCTACCACGCCGCCAATGTCGTTTTCCACGAGACGATCATGCAAAAGTGCGGCAACGACCTGATCGCCCACACGTTCGAGCGGATCGCGATGCTGCCGCTGGCCAAGCTGGGATCGCTTGTGTTCGACCGCGGAAATTCGCGCCGCGAACGGATGCGCCTGACGGTCGGGCATTCCCAGCACGTCATCCTGTTCGATGCGATCAAGCAAGGCGACGGTCCACGGGCCGAGGCGATGATGCGCGAACACAGCTTTGCCACCCTGAATTATGCCGATCTGTTCTTGCGCAAAACCTATGGCAGCGCCGCCATCCGCGCCGCGCCGGGTGGGGCGTGA
- a CDS encoding OsmC family protein, translating into MTHAEDIIGQADTAPFFKVANAGEIGLDLPAIRHGDAVRCWVNALAGFQKEALVGSTRSGNVWRLVSDEGGYLNGHDAAPCPLSFLSTGMVASYMNEILALAEQRGVTLRKLRLIQNNYYTMKGSMRKRTMTGGALPVELEVQCESDLDDAALQDLVAGAVHASPLNGLMRGKLPSLFTLTRNGEQIETGEAVALDAPVVGDPSGDAPVAEASDLTLIAREGMSPKKDVAKGTAGSATSLTDEQDRTLNPGVICTLREDGIKEIEQHLYSPHGSVFRFLSEEAEPAGGRGRAPDAVSYISAGIAFCFMTQFGRMASMEKLDLSHYSIVQDTHFSLGGASGGTGKPGSADPVETHVHLRTTESDDVARDMLDVSERTCFLHAFCRTDLKTKLKITRI; encoded by the coding sequence ATGACACACGCAGAAGACATCATCGGACAAGCGGACACGGCGCCGTTCTTCAAGGTCGCCAACGCGGGTGAGATCGGCCTGGACCTGCCCGCGATCCGCCACGGGGACGCGGTGCGGTGCTGGGTCAACGCACTGGCCGGTTTCCAGAAGGAGGCGCTGGTCGGCTCCACCCGGTCGGGCAATGTGTGGCGCTTGGTCTCGGACGAAGGCGGATATCTCAACGGCCACGATGCCGCGCCTTGCCCGCTGTCATTCCTCAGCACCGGCATGGTGGCGAGTTATATGAACGAGATCCTGGCCCTGGCGGAGCAGCGCGGAGTCACGCTGCGCAAGCTGCGGCTGATCCAGAACAATTACTACACCATGAAAGGCTCCATGCGGAAACGCACGATGACCGGCGGCGCGCTTCCGGTTGAGCTTGAGGTGCAATGCGAAAGCGACCTGGATGACGCGGCCCTGCAGGACCTTGTGGCAGGCGCCGTCCATGCCTCCCCGCTCAACGGGTTGATGCGGGGCAAGCTGCCGTCGCTCTTCACGCTGACCCGGAATGGGGAGCAGATTGAAACGGGGGAGGCCGTGGCGCTGGACGCGCCGGTCGTGGGCGACCCGTCGGGCGATGCGCCGGTGGCGGAGGCGAGTGATCTGACGCTCATCGCGCGCGAAGGGATGTCGCCCAAGAAGGACGTCGCCAAGGGCACGGCAGGCTCCGCCACATCGCTGACGGACGAGCAGGACCGCACGCTGAACCCCGGCGTCATCTGCACCCTGCGCGAGGATGGGATCAAGGAAATCGAGCAGCATCTTTATTCCCCTCACGGCTCCGTCTTCCGGTTCCTGAGCGAGGAGGCGGAGCCTGCGGGCGGACGGGGGCGTGCGCCCGACGCGGTCAGCTATATCTCCGCGGGCATCGCGTTTTGTTTCATGACGCAGTTCGGGCGGATGGCGTCGATGGAGAAGCTGGACCTGTCCCATTACTCCATCGTGCAGGACACCCATTTCTCGCTTGGCGGAGCGTCGGGCGGCACGGGGAAACCGGGCAGCGCGGACCCGGTGGAAACCCACGTTCACCTGCGCACCACTGAGAGCGATGACGTGGCCCGCGACATGCTGGACGTGTCCGAGCGGACCTGCTTCCTGCACGCCTTCTGCCGGACGGACCTGAAGACGAAGCTGAAGATCACCCGGATTTGA
- a CDS encoding TRAP transporter small permease: MTVPDASDHIPGPLRAADRALRWVSGGLAAIGALSIVGLMGLTLVAVIWRYWFRAPISGTGDISQMTLIIVAGAAVAYGARHQAHVSVDLIAPLGRRVTRITDIVMRVLTLFIIGLSVYALMDKACGLERACITSTLSIEHRPFYWYLAVAMAIYAAQVAVHLLIGIATLGGDDPNEVSS, translated from the coding sequence ATGACCGTGCCGGATGCGTCGGACCATATTCCCGGCCCGCTGCGTGCGGCGGACCGGGCGCTGCGATGGGTGTCGGGGGGGCTGGCGGCCATCGGCGCGCTCAGCATCGTGGGCCTGATGGGGCTTACCCTCGTCGCGGTGATCTGGCGCTATTGGTTCCGCGCGCCGATCTCCGGAACCGGCGACATCTCCCAGATGACGCTCATCATCGTGGCCGGTGCCGCCGTGGCCTACGGCGCGCGCCATCAGGCCCACGTCAGCGTCGACCTGATCGCCCCCCTTGGGCGGCGGGTGACGCGGATCACCGACATTGTCATGCGCGTCCTGACCCTGTTCATCATCGGGCTGTCGGTCTACGCCCTCATGGACAAGGCCTGCGGGTTGGAACGGGCCTGCATCACCTCGACGCTCTCCATCGAACACCGGCCCTTCTACTGGTACCTCGCCGTTGCCATGGCGATCTACGCGGCCCAGGTCGCCGTACATCTGTTGATCGGGATCGCCACGCTTGGCGGGGATGACCCGAACGAGGTCAGTTCCTGA
- a CDS encoding (2Fe-2S)-binding protein, with translation MKDKTIRLNVNGATREATPRDGLSLLLYLRGELGLTGAKQGCGSGDCGACTVLVDGTATKSCITTLAAVEGADIQTIEALSATPRGAVLTRALIAEGAAQCGYCLPGIVAAALGSDAPDATTLDRNICRCGTHHRILAALRHGASDD, from the coding sequence ATGAAGGACAAGACGATCCGGCTAAACGTGAATGGCGCGACGAGGGAGGCCACGCCGCGCGACGGCCTGAGCCTGCTGCTTTACCTGCGGGGGGAGCTTGGCCTGACCGGCGCCAAGCAGGGATGCGGTAGCGGCGATTGCGGCGCCTGCACCGTGCTGGTCGACGGCACCGCCACCAAATCCTGCATCACGACGCTGGCTGCGGTCGAGGGGGCCGATATCCAGACGATCGAAGCACTATCCGCCACACCGCGCGGTGCGGTGCTCACGCGCGCGCTGATCGCGGAAGGGGCGGCGCAATGCGGCTATTGCCTGCCCGGGATCGTTGCGGCCGCCCTTGGCAGCGATGCGCCGGACGCGACGACCCTTGATCGGAATATCTGCCGGTGCGGCACCCATCACCGTATCCTCGCCGCGTTGCGCCACGGAGCCTCCGATGACTGA
- a CDS encoding AMP-binding protein, whose product MTENALFDALLQSQADADPFLEAPGTSPLSYGDLRCKVLQAIAHLQNAGVAPGDRVLCQIEKSPEGLILYLATVGAGAIFVPLNTGYTGAEIDYFLQDADPSLLILDASTQHARDAATVRGVAVVSPATLTAEGPEAAPVPRASDDLAAILYTSGTTGRSKGAMLTHGNLISNAHALTGLWRFTTDDTLLHALPIFHTHGLFVATNVVLGAGARMLFLPAFGLDALAEHMPRCTAMMGVPTFYTRMLSDPRFTRAALAHMRLFISGSAPLLSESHAAFERQTGHAILERYGMTETNMITSNPYDGPRIAGTVGLPLPDVSLRIASPDEHGIGGIEVKGPNVTPGYWRNPEKTDESFTEDGWFITGDLGEIDARGYLSIVGRQKDLVISGGFNIYPKEVEVQIDALPGVQESAVYGVAHPDLGEAVAAAVVLTEPGATDEATIVAALDDHLARYKIPRTIRFLTGLPRNTMGKVQKNVLRDGYGA is encoded by the coding sequence ATGACAGAAAACGCCCTGTTCGACGCGCTCCTGCAATCGCAGGCCGACGCGGACCCCTTCCTTGAGGCACCCGGCACGTCGCCGCTGAGCTACGGCGATCTGCGGTGCAAGGTACTGCAGGCCATCGCGCATCTTCAGAACGCGGGCGTCGCCCCCGGGGACCGCGTGCTATGCCAAATCGAAAAATCGCCCGAGGGCCTGATCCTCTATCTGGCCACCGTGGGGGCGGGCGCGATTTTCGTGCCGCTCAACACAGGCTACACCGGTGCGGAAATCGACTATTTCCTGCAAGACGCGGACCCGTCGCTCCTGATCCTTGATGCATCGACCCAACACGCGCGGGACGCGGCCACCGTGCGCGGCGTTGCCGTGGTCAGCCCGGCTACTTTGACTGCCGAGGGCCCTGAAGCCGCGCCGGTGCCCCGCGCCTCCGATGATCTGGCCGCGATTCTTTACACGTCGGGGACGACCGGGCGGTCGAAAGGGGCGATGCTGACCCATGGCAACTTGATCTCCAACGCCCATGCCTTGACCGGGCTTTGGCGGTTCACGACGGACGACACGCTGCTGCATGCGCTGCCGATCTTCCATACCCACGGCCTGTTTGTGGCCACCAACGTTGTGTTGGGCGCGGGCGCAAGGATGCTGTTCCTGCCCGCCTTCGGCCTTGACGCATTGGCCGAACACATGCCGCGCTGCACTGCGATGATGGGTGTGCCGACCTTCTACACCCGCATGCTGTCCGACCCGCGCTTCACCCGTGCCGCCCTTGCCCATATGCGGCTTTTCATCTCCGGCTCTGCCCCGCTCCTGTCCGAAAGCCATGCCGCGTTCGAGCGCCAGACCGGCCACGCGATCCTGGAACGCTACGGCATGACGGAGACCAACATGATCACCTCCAACCCCTATGATGGTCCGCGCATCGCCGGGACAGTGGGGCTGCCGTTGCCGGACGTGTCGCTGCGGATCGCGTCGCCCGACGAACACGGCATCGGCGGGATCGAGGTGAAGGGGCCAAACGTGACACCGGGCTACTGGCGCAATCCCGAGAAGACGGACGAGAGTTTCACCGAGGATGGATGGTTCATCACCGGCGATCTGGGCGAGATCGACGCGCGCGGATACCTGTCGATCGTGGGGCGGCAGAAGGATCTGGTGATCTCCGGCGGGTTCAACATCTACCCCAAGGAGGTGGAGGTGCAGATCGACGCCTTGCCGGGCGTCCAGGAAAGCGCGGTCTACGGCGTTGCGCATCCCGATCTGGGGGAGGCTGTCGCCGCCGCCGTGGTCCTGACGGAGCCCGGCGCGACGGACGAGGCCACGATCGTTGCGGCGCTGGACGACCACCTTGCCCGCTACAAGATCCCGCGCACGATCCGGTTCCTGACCGGATTGCCGCGCAACACGATGGGCAAGGTGCAAAAGAACGTCCTGCGCGACGGGTACGGTGCCTGA